ATGCCGCGTGTCGACCCGCAGACACGCACGGTCGCGGTGCAAAGGGGTCAGAAGACGGCGAACCACATGGCGATGTAGTGGCAGATCGCCGCGACCGCCGTGCAGGCGTGGAAGAACTCGTGATGGCCGAACGTGGTCGGCCAGGGGTTGGGCCACTTGAGCGCGTACAGCACGCCGCCGATGCTGTAGAGCGCGCCGCCGACGATCAGCAGCACCACCGCGGCCACCCCGGCCCCGTGCATGATCGGCCCGATGAACCAGGCCGCGACCCAGCCCAGCAGGATGTAGAGCGGCACGCCGAGCCAGCGTGGCGCCGACGGCCAGAACATCTTGAGCAGCACGCCCGCGATCGCCCCGCCCCAGACGATCCAGAACAGCACCATGCCTTTGGATTCGGGCAGGGCCAGCAGCGCGAACGGCGTGTAGCTGCCGGCGATGAAGATGAAGATCATCGAGTGGTCGAGGCGCTTCATCCACTTG
Above is a window of Mycolicibacterium boenickei DNA encoding:
- the trhA gene encoding PAQR family membrane homeostasis protein TrhA, coding for MTAPTGSTKPYRSAAALNRPAEDLPEAVAEGVAQFLGRPRARGWIHVYSAVVAFIAGAALVSVSWSLESTRAGLATLLYTFTIVAMFAVSGTYHRVTWKSANARKWMKRLDHSMIFIFIAGSYTPFALLALPESKGMVLFWIVWGGAIAGVLLKMFWPSAPRWLGVPLYILLGWVAAWFIGPIMHGAGVAAVVLLIVGGALYSIGGVLYALKWPNPWPTTFGHHEFFHACTAVAAICHYIAMWFAVF